DNA from Victivallaceae bacterium:
CGCCGAAAAATCCAGATTGACTTATGTTGCATTAACCCGTGCCAAAAAATACCTTTTTATTCCACTTACACTAAAATCTTATGAATCCATCAATGAAGGACAACCCGCTACTCCAATCTCTCGACTTTTATTTGAAATCGAAAAAAATACGAAAATCTCTATAGAAAAACTTGCCGAACAAGAAAAATCTCCATTTGCTTTCTTTACCAATGAAAGTCCGATAAAGGATTCCTCAGTGTCTTCCGAAACCAAACTTATCCCCCCCGGCACATTTGATATACCCATTTGGGAAGAGCCGATAATTTTATCTTTTTCGGGTTTAAAACAAGTAATACAAACAAATCATCAAATAATCGAAAACGACGAATGTTTATTCCTACACCATGAACCGGATTCTTCCGATCTTCCATTAGGCCCTCAAACAGGAACCATCATCCATAAAATCATTGAAAAACTGAATTGGTCTATCTTTAAACAACCTGAAAATACCTCGGAAATCATTTCCTTTATTTCACCCTTCTTACAAAACACTCCGTTATCGGGTTATGAGTCATACATTGCAGATATGTTAAATAAAGTATTTAACACACCGATAATAATCGATAACGAAACTATTGTATTAAACCGAATATCTTCAGACAAAATTTTAAAAGAAGCCGATTTTCACCTTTATAATGATAATTTCTCATTCTCGAAAAATAAATACTGGAAGGGAACCATTGACGTTTTTTTTGAATATAACGGTCATTATTATGCTATTGATTGGAAAATGACCTATGCCGGAGGAAATTCCGAAAATTACAATGAATCCGCTCTCCTAAAACTACTGGAAGAAAATTTATTAAATTACCAAGCCGCGATATATAGAACTGCTTGTAAAAAATATCTTGAGCTATTTAATAAAGAAAATTTATTTAAAAGCATTATTTTTATTTTCTTAAGAGGAATAGATAAATACGGTCAAGGAGTAGTTACTTTATAGATGCCCCAAGAATATCCGGAAAATCATCTGAATTAAAATTAACCGGAGGAAGAACGATAACTTCGTTTAACAGATCAAGATCCTTAACCAAAGGTTGTGCCTCCAATTCCAAAATATAATCCCCTTCCTGAGGCATAATCACCGTAACAACTTCAGCTACGGGAATACCCTCAGGAAAAACACCATCAAATCCGGTCGTAACCAAAATATCGCCCTTCGATAAAGAAAGCCCGTTATCATTTTTTCCCTGACAAAAACCATGGCCCTTCAATAAACGGGAATATTTCGTCCTTAAAGGATTTCCGGTACCATTTAGAACCCCGAATATTACCGAATCTTCTTTTAATGAAAAATCGACGTCCCACTCATCATTTAAAAGAGTCAATTCCTTTACTAAGCTATGAGTATCGTAATCCGAGATGTTTTGAAGATGCCTAATCAAAAAAGAAACGCAGGTCTTCATGAGAGCATCCTTATATCTTTTTCCCGGAACATAAACGGAAGGTTTGATCCCTGCATCAGTAATCATTCGTACTCTGGATTGATTGTCACCAACATAATCTACAAGACCGACTAAAAATCCTCCCGAAACTACAGGACTGTTTTTTTTTAAATCAAAACCGTTTTTTTGACCAATATCTATCCAAAAAGAACTATTCCAGAATGACGGATCTCTATAAACCACCTTTGCAGTAGCAATGTTTCTTTGAAACTTAGCGGATATATGATCAGACAAAAAAAAATGGCATAAACCGGCATATTCTCTTTTAAGATGATCCAAATCTCTTCTTAAAAGAAAATTTTCCTCATCATAAGCAACCGGAGATATCGTTTTCGAAGAAGTTATCGGAGTCGAAAAAATCTTACGTAAAAAAAAAATCCTTTTTTCCTGAATAAAATTTCTTATTTTTCCTTCGAAAACTCCTCCTACTCCGATAATAATGGATAAACAAATACCGATAACAAACAAATATTTTCTTTGATCTCGTTTTATTTTTTGCTTATAAAACATGTACTAAACCAAACGACTCCGCTACATAATCGATATTATCCGAATTTAATCCGGCAAGATTAAATCTTCCACCCGGTCCTACATAAATCGATTTTTCCTTTTTTAAAAACTCAACTTGTCGAAAAGACCAGGAAGCGTATCCGAAAAACCCTACTTGATCACCGAGAAAATCAAACGACTGTCCACAACCGGATTTTAAAGCTTCAACGATAACTCGTCTTTTTTTATCTAAATTATGTTTCATTTCCGATAATTCATTCTCCCAAGCCT
Protein-coding regions in this window:
- a CDS encoding rod shape-determining protein MreC, whose translation is MFYKQKIKRDQRKYLFVIGICLSIIIGVGGVFEGKIRNFIQEKRIFFLRKIFSTPITSSKTISPVAYDEENFLLRRDLDHLKREYAGLCHFFLSDHISAKFQRNIATAKVVYRDPSFWNSSFWIDIGQKNGFDLKKNSPVVSGGFLVGLVDYVGDNQSRVRMITDAGIKPSVYVPGKRYKDALMKTCVSFLIRHLQNISDYDTHSLVKELTLLNDEWDVDFSLKEDSVIFGVLNGTGNPLRTKYSRLLKGHGFCQGKNDNGLSLSKGDILVTTGFDGVFPEGIPVAEVVTVIMPQEGDYILELEAQPLVKDLDLLNEVIVLPPVNFNSDDFPDILGASIK